One part of the Francisella adeliensis genome encodes these proteins:
- a CDS encoding transposase zinc-binding domain-containing protein, with the protein MKDLFQKSKAWLKYYEANKHNIRDAEVENVVKITGCGLQVCGFILYRCSNRTCMHTKRICFSCNSRSCPTCGKRAIDHWAEKSPNLFPDCTYQHITFTMPDVL; encoded by the coding sequence ATCAAAGATTTATTTCAAAAGAGTAAGGCTTGGCTCAAATACTATGAAGCCAATAAGCACAATATTCGTGATGCTGAAGTAGAAAATGTAGTGAAAATAACGGGGTGTGGGTTGCAAGTATGTGGATTCATCCTTTACAGATGTTCAAATAGAACTTGCATGCATACAAAAAGAATTTGTTTTTCCTGTAACTCTAGATCATGCCCTACATGTGGCAAAAGAGCTATTGATCACTGGGCTGAGAAATCGCCTAACCTATTCCCAGATTGCACATACCAACATATAACTTTTACTATGCCAGATGTATTGTAG
- a CDS encoding transposase codes for MKAAVDTLLRFAKKKSITIGAFAALHTNGRQMTWNMHMHVSATMGGLVNDGYKNITKETLTAQYERPWIVHFEKPTKDYKHTIAYIGRYTKKPPIAMSKIKYFDSKKVTFEFLNHRTKKYNKTTITIDEFFDRFIQHIPEKFFRMTRYYGLFANAVRGKTLPKLFKIFNQQLKDVTLTTLQQLSIFSFGYDPFKCILCGNQMVASTLVTGKRIGQLIVCHEQLASRK; via the coding sequence ATGAAAGCTGCTGTAGATACTCTTCTTAGGTTTGCTAAAAAGAAAAGTATTACTATCGGTGCTTTCGCAGCTTTACACACTAATGGAAGACAAATGACATGGAACATGCATATGCATGTATCTGCTACTATGGGAGGGTTAGTTAATGATGGTTACAAAAATATAACAAAAGAAACTCTTACTGCTCAATATGAAAGACCATGGATTGTCCATTTTGAAAAGCCTACTAAAGACTACAAACACACTATTGCATACATTGGTAGGTATACTAAAAAGCCTCCTATAGCTATGTCAAAGATAAAATATTTTGATAGTAAAAAAGTTACTTTTGAGTTCTTAAATCATCGAACTAAGAAGTATAATAAAACAACAATTACTATAGATGAGTTCTTTGATAGGTTTATACAGCATATACCAGAAAAGTTCTTTAGAATGACTAGATATTATGGATTATTTGCTAATGCTGTAAGAGGCAAAACCCTGCCTAAGCTATTCAAAATATTTAATCAACAGCTAAAAGATGTAACTCTGACCACACTCCAACAGTTATCAATATTTTCTTTTGGATATGATCCGTTTAAATGCATATTGTGTGGTAATCAAATGGTAGCATCAACATTAGTTACGGGTAAAAGAATAGGTCAACTCATAGTTTGTCATGAGCAATTAGCTAGCAGAAAATGA
- the trpD gene encoding anthranilate phosphoribosyltransferase — MIDIQKIAHKLYDQKNLDYDEGYKLFEEFINGNIPLELQTSILIALKIKKETPTEIAAAAKALLSNSKAFPQRSYDMVDIVGTGGDGSNTFNISTTAAIVTAASGYKVAKHGSRSVSSKSGSFDLLESFGVNIEASPQETSCSINTYNIGFLYAPFYNDGFKYIKKARSILKTRTIFNILGPLINPSRPNKALIGVYSEELILPMAKTLIQLGMKRAIVVYGSGLDEVAIHDKTFVAEIENGNITEYILEPEDFGISRYSLDSLKGGTPSENKIIIENILKGNAPDPHNYAVAINIALMMKLYNNSNLKNNTKKVIKKIKSGDCYSFFNKLLEDNLK; from the coding sequence ATGATAGATATTCAAAAAATAGCTCATAAACTCTATGATCAAAAAAACTTAGATTATGATGAAGGTTATAAACTATTTGAAGAATTTATAAATGGAAATATACCTTTAGAACTTCAAACAAGTATCTTAATAGCATTAAAAATAAAAAAAGAAACACCTACAGAAATAGCAGCAGCAGCAAAAGCTCTACTATCAAATTCAAAAGCTTTTCCTCAAAGAAGTTATGATATGGTAGATATTGTTGGTACAGGAGGAGATGGTTCAAACACTTTTAATATATCAACTACAGCAGCAATAGTAACAGCAGCATCAGGATACAAGGTAGCTAAACATGGAAGCAGAAGTGTATCCAGTAAATCAGGATCTTTTGATTTACTGGAATCTTTTGGTGTAAATATTGAAGCATCTCCACAAGAAACAAGTTGTTCTATAAATACTTATAATATAGGGTTTTTATATGCACCCTTCTATAATGATGGTTTTAAATATATTAAGAAGGCTCGTTCAATATTAAAAACTAGAACCATATTTAATATATTAGGACCTCTAATAAATCCATCTCGTCCAAATAAAGCACTTATTGGAGTATATTCGGAAGAATTAATTTTGCCAATGGCAAAAACCTTAATTCAGTTGGGTATGAAAAGAGCAATAGTTGTTTATGGGAGTGGTCTTGATGAAGTGGCTATTCATGATAAGACTTTTGTTGCTGAAATTGAAAACGGAAATATAACAGAATATATACTAGAACCTGAAGACTTTGGAATAAGTAGATATTCACTAGATAGTTTGAAAGGAGGTACTCCTTCTGAAAATAAAATAATAATAGAGAATATATTAAAAGGAAATGCGCCAGATCCTCATAATTATGCTGTTGCCATAAACATAGCATTAATGATGAAATTATATAACAATTCTAACTTAAAAAATAATACAAAAAAAGTTATTAAAAAAATAAAAAGTGGTGATTGTTATAGCTTCTTTAATAAACTATTAGAGGATAATTTAAAGTAG
- a CDS encoding aminodeoxychorismate/anthranilate synthase component II: MANIIFIDNFDSFSYNLVNEFKTQGHTVEVYRNTINLDILIKKIFNKDNPIVVISPGPGNPSQAGCIVKLVSQLKGKVPILGICLGHQAIVESYGGIISHSNEIVHGKIAYIKYIKHDIFKNLSSPLAVARYHSLIAIKVPDELEVIAEVNDLVMAVVDDKNKICGLQFHPESIMTIEGSKLLSNIIEWVYK; the protein is encoded by the coding sequence ATGGCTAATATAATTTTTATAGATAATTTTGACTCTTTTTCTTATAACCTTGTAAACGAATTTAAAACGCAAGGTCATACTGTAGAAGTTTATCGTAATACAATTAATTTAGATATTTTAATAAAAAAAATATTTAATAAAGATAACCCTATAGTTGTAATATCACCTGGACCTGGAAACCCATCACAAGCAGGCTGTATAGTAAAATTGGTTTCTCAATTAAAAGGGAAGGTACCAATATTAGGAATATGTTTAGGTCATCAAGCTATAGTAGAATCTTATGGAGGGATAATATCTCACTCTAATGAAATTGTTCATGGTAAGATTGCTTATATAAAATATATTAAGCATGATATATTTAAAAACTTATCATCTCCTTTGGCTGTTGCAAGATATCATTCTTTAATAGCTATAAAAGTTCCTGATGAGCTAGAAGTTATAGCGGAAGTAAATGATCTGGTTATGGCAGTAGTAGATGATAAAAACAAGATATGTGGATTACAGTTTCATCCAGAATCTATTATGACTATAGAAGGATCAAAACTTTTAAGTAATATTATAGAATGGGTTTACAAATGA
- a CDS encoding anthranilate synthase component 1 — MFDQKKGFLASYIHKIDYQEDLNKCFANLCNDKKNTILLESAEINTKDKLKSILVLSSAVRISCIANKIYIKALSINGLSAIRSISEDFKKYDLYKETDNQIVLTIKNKTDSDSSEFQNLKKESIFDVLRIFRDSFEITNSFSVFLAGLFAYDVVGSFEDIGKVERKNNCPDYVFYLAENILISDHQQQKSYIQTNCFNESLVDKLNKDILFNIKNINKNIKADIRKFKDLEPTVSIDDKEYCNVVDYMKSHIIDGDVFQVVPSRSFYLPCQNSLAVYKELKRTNPSPYMFYMQDEDFILFGASPESALKYEKETNQVEIYPIAGTRKRGKNLDNTIDHDLDSRIELELRLDTKENAEHMMLVDLARNDVARISKPGTRYLADLLKVDRYSHVMHLVSRVVGQLEEGLDALHAYQASMNMGTLTGAPKIKAMQLISKVEKQTRGGYGGAVGYLNGLGDLDSCIVIRSAYVENEVAEVQAGAGVVLDSIPIAEADETRTKAQAVITAIKNVHGE, encoded by the coding sequence ATGTTTGATCAAAAAAAAGGTTTTTTAGCTTCGTATATACATAAAATAGATTATCAAGAAGATTTAAATAAATGTTTTGCTAATTTATGTAATGATAAAAAAAATACAATCCTTTTAGAATCAGCTGAGATAAATACAAAAGATAAACTTAAAAGTATTCTTGTGTTATCAAGTGCTGTTAGAATATCTTGTATAGCTAATAAAATATACATTAAAGCATTATCTATCAATGGATTAAGTGCTATTAGATCAATATCAGAAGACTTTAAAAAATACGACTTATATAAAGAAACCGATAATCAAATTGTTTTAACAATTAAAAATAAAACAGATTCAGATTCAAGTGAGTTTCAAAACCTAAAGAAAGAATCAATTTTTGATGTATTAAGAATATTTAGAGATAGTTTTGAAATAACTAATAGTTTTAGTGTTTTTTTAGCTGGGTTATTTGCATATGATGTTGTTGGCAGCTTTGAAGATATAGGGAAAGTTGAACGTAAAAATAATTGTCCTGATTATGTATTTTATTTGGCTGAAAATATTCTTATTAGTGATCATCAACAACAAAAAAGTTATATTCAAACTAACTGTTTTAATGAATCTTTAGTAGATAAATTAAATAAAGATATTCTATTTAATATAAAAAATATAAATAAAAATATTAAAGCAGATATCAGGAAATTTAAAGATCTTGAGCCTACAGTTTCAATAGATGATAAAGAATACTGTAATGTAGTAGATTACATGAAATCACACATTATTGATGGGGATGTTTTTCAAGTTGTTCCATCAAGGAGCTTTTATTTGCCATGTCAAAATTCTTTAGCAGTTTATAAGGAACTTAAAAGGACAAACCCAAGCCCATATATGTTTTACATGCAAGATGAGGATTTTATACTATTTGGAGCTTCACCAGAAAGTGCATTAAAATATGAAAAAGAAACTAATCAAGTTGAAATATATCCAATTGCAGGTACACGCAAACGAGGCAAAAATCTTGACAATACTATAGATCACGATTTAGATAGTCGTATTGAACTAGAGTTAAGATTAGACACAAAAGAAAATGCTGAACATATGATGCTTGTAGACTTAGCAAGAAATGATGTTGCTAGAATTTCTAAACCAGGGACAAGATATTTAGCTGATTTATTGAAAGTAGACAGATATAGTCATGTGATGCATTTAGTTTCAAGAGTTGTGGGTCAACTTGAAGAAGGTTTAGATGCTTTACATGCTTATCAAGCTTCGATGAATATGGGAACACTTACAGGAGCCCCTAAAATAAAAGCTATGCAACTTATTTCAAAAGTTGAAAAACAGACTCGAGGTGGTTATGGAGGAGCAGTAGGTTATTTAAACGGATTAGGAGATCTTGATAGTTGTATAGTTATTCGCTCAGCATATGTAGAAAATGAAGTGGCAGAGGTTCAAGCAGGAGCTGGAGTAGTTTTAGACTCTATACCAATAGCAGAAGCTGATGAAACAAGAACTAAAGCTCAAGCAGTAATAACAGCTATAAAAAATGTGCATGGAGAGTGA